From a region of the Phragmites australis chromosome 21, lpPhrAust1.1, whole genome shotgun sequence genome:
- the LOC133903550 gene encoding peroxidase N-like → MDHSYCRLVLVCSVLALCLGNQGARSQLTVDFYYNTCPQLYAIVQQHVFSAMMVETRMGASLLRLHFHDCFVNGCDGSILLDGDTGEKFALPNLNSVRGFEVIDAIKADLETFCPEVVSCADIVALAASYGVLFSGGPYYDVLLGRRDGLVANQSGANNSLPSPFEPIDSIIQKFNAVGLNTTDVVVLSGAHTIGQARCALFSKRLSNFSATSSVDPTLDATLAASLQSLCAGGDGNQTTALDARSADYFDNHYYQNLLVERGLLSSDQGLFSSPDGVASTKALVQTYSDDGEQFFYDFVWSMLKMGNISPPPGSAGQIRKNCRVVN, encoded by the exons ATGGACCACTCTTACTGCCGGTTGGTGCTTGTATGTTCAGTTCTTGCGTTGTGCCTCGGTAACCAGGGTGCGAGGTCTCAGCTAACAGTCGATTTCTACTACAACACGTGCCCTCAGTTGTACGCCATTGTCCAGCAGCATGTGTTCTCTGCCATGATGGTTGAGACGAGGATGGGCGCCTCCCTCCTCAGGCTCCATTTCCATGACTGCTTTGTCAAT GGGTGTGACGGTTCAATTCTCCTGGACGGTGACACTGGCGAGAAATTTGCGCTTCCGAACCTGAACTCAGTCAGAGGGTTCGAGGTCATCGACGCGATAAAGGCGGACCTCGAGACCTTCTGCCCTGAGGTGGTTTCCTGCGCTGACATTGTAGCCCTTGCAGCCAGCTACGGAGTGCTCTTT agTGGAGGGCCTTACTATGATGTTCTTCTGGGGAGAAGGGACGGACTGGTGGCAAATCAGTCCGGAGCTAACAACAGCTTGCCTTCGCCGTTCGAGCCGATCGACTCGATCATTCAGAAGTTCAATGCCGTAGGCCTGAACACGACTGATGTGGTGGTCTTATCAG GAGCCCACACGATCGGCCAAGCCCGGTGTGCGCTGTTCAGTAAGCGCCTGTCCAACTTCTCGGCCACAAGTTCAGTCGACCCAACGCTGGACGCCACCCTTGCTGCCAGCCTCCAGAGCCTCTGCGCTGGCGGCGACGGCAATCAGACAACCGCGCTGGACGCCAGGTCCGCCGACTATTTCGACAACCACTACTACCAGAACCTCCTGGTCGAGAGGGGCCTCCTGTCCTCCGACCAGGGCCTCTTCTCCAGCCCCGACGGCGTCGCCAGCACCAAGGCGCTGGTGCAGACCTACAGCGACGACGGCGAGCAGTTCTTCTACGATTTCGTCTGGTCCATGCTCAAGATGGGCAACATCAGCCCGCCCCCCGGATCGGCCGGGCAGATTCGCAAAAACTGCAGGGTTGTCAACTGA